A genomic stretch from Pirellulales bacterium includes:
- the panC gene encoding pantoate--beta-alanine ligase: MSRVRCRIVTTRAEVRECIAAWRAAGESVGLVPTMGALHAGHLSLVDAAKQECTRVVATVFVNPTQFGPGEDFERYPRNLDADVSLLAPRGVDLVFAPSPREIYRSGHATMVEMSGVAEPLEGKFRPGHFRGVATVVLKLFNIVAPDSAFFGQKDFQQSLVVRHLVDDLDVPVAIRVCPTMRETDGLAMSSRNAYLSADDRSKALVLSRSLAAACELFATGQHDAALIKAAMQRLFDEAPGLTLDYLALADCDTLAEVQKATATTVALIAARLSGVRLIDNCLLGQGIK, encoded by the coding sequence GTGAGCCGCGTCCGTTGCCGCATTGTTACAACCCGCGCCGAGGTGCGAGAGTGTATCGCTGCCTGGCGCGCCGCGGGAGAATCCGTGGGCCTGGTGCCGACGATGGGGGCTTTGCATGCGGGACATCTGAGTCTGGTGGACGCGGCAAAGCAGGAATGCACGCGCGTGGTGGCGACGGTGTTCGTCAATCCTACGCAGTTCGGCCCTGGTGAAGACTTTGAGCGTTATCCGCGTAATCTCGACGCGGATGTGTCGCTCTTGGCGCCGCGTGGTGTCGATCTGGTCTTTGCGCCTTCGCCGCGTGAGATATATAGGTCGGGGCATGCCACGATGGTCGAGATGTCAGGCGTAGCCGAACCGCTGGAAGGGAAATTTCGTCCAGGGCATTTTCGCGGGGTGGCCACGGTTGTGTTGAAGTTGTTCAACATCGTGGCGCCGGACAGCGCGTTTTTCGGACAAAAGGACTTTCAGCAATCGCTGGTCGTGCGGCATCTGGTCGATGATTTGGACGTCCCGGTTGCGATTCGCGTTTGCCCCACGATGCGCGAGACCGACGGCCTGGCGATGAGTTCGCGAAATGCGTACCTATCGGCGGATGATCGCAGTAAGGCGCTGGTGCTCAGCCGCAGCCTGGCAGCCGCGTGCGAGTTGTTCGCCACTGGGCAGCATGATGCGGCGCTCATCAAGGCTGCTATGCAGAGACTTTTCGATGAGGCGCCGGGCCTGACGTTGGACTACCTGGCGCTCGCGGATTGCGACACGCTGGCCGAAGTCCAGAAGGCAACGGCCACGACCGTGGCCCTGATCGCAGCCCGCCTGTCTGGCGTTCGTCTGATCGACAATTGCCTCTTAGGCCAAGGAATAAAATAG
- a CDS encoding IPT/TIG domain-containing protein has protein sequence MFRRWHDLAGAPLLRFFQSQTRQSSGPRRKSCSRRKRAFEGLEDRRLLTLLGAQLFPADNPWNQNIAGAPVAANSAAIISHIGSSIHLHPDWGEDSSANGNDPLYGIPVNIVHGNSTTKVNVTIDNYPDESDIAPVPIPANAVLEGDFQNGPNMNGGGYNNNQRGDSHLIIWDEDNNIAYELYGVSRPNDPTLFPNNKDDELPKTDNQWHAAQETIWNMNTNTFRTLGATSADAAGLSILAGLVRPDEGLPIAEGGQGAIDHALRFTLPSGDVSSQYIYPASHMVSASQGSTRLPLGSRLRLADTPAIDALIANMPPESQIIAHAMQQYGLILADIGSAMYVTGSSASVNANNQINLVWNSDDIFADNGLEVLTAGDFQVVDLTPRVTSLSAPSGAVGSTITVTGQNFSGAAGNLSVFFGSTPSASVTYVNDTQIKAVVPAGSGTVNVTVRSGVNEVDTVSDNPNANVKAPIFGYGTSAVTTADQFTFSAGLAGDANGDGIVNGQDLALVSSNWLTHGPAGDVNSDGIVNGQDLAVISSNWLATAGGAGTNSDMNMALAGSADVQQGNGIYGPMPKPEISASSDLIAATSTVRYAAVATPSFEAGQNSTAISLMNFEKWPSVHAPPARSDANDEPVNRSFESQQESVSAWRDSWNPFPRI, from the coding sequence ATGTTCCGAAGGTGGCACGACCTGGCCGGAGCGCCGTTGCTGCGCTTTTTTCAATCGCAAACTCGACAAAGCTCTGGGCCGCGGCGGAAGTCTTGTTCCCGCAGGAAACGAGCCTTCGAGGGGCTCGAGGATCGGCGCCTGTTGACGCTGCTGGGGGCGCAACTCTTTCCGGCCGATAACCCGTGGAATCAGAACATCGCGGGCGCCCCCGTTGCTGCGAACTCGGCGGCGATCATCTCACATATCGGCAGCTCCATTCATCTGCACCCCGATTGGGGCGAGGACAGCTCCGCAAACGGCAACGATCCGTTGTACGGCATTCCCGTGAATATCGTGCATGGCAATTCCACGACGAAGGTGAATGTCACGATCGATAACTACCCGGACGAAAGTGATATTGCGCCGGTGCCGATTCCCGCAAATGCCGTCTTGGAAGGGGATTTCCAAAACGGTCCGAATATGAATGGCGGCGGATACAACAATAACCAGCGCGGTGACTCGCACCTGATCATCTGGGATGAGGACAACAATATCGCCTACGAACTTTACGGTGTTTCGCGCCCCAATGATCCAACGCTGTTTCCCAACAATAAGGACGACGAGTTGCCGAAGACTGACAACCAGTGGCATGCCGCACAAGAAACCATTTGGAACATGAACACCAACACGTTCCGGACCCTGGGGGCCACGTCGGCCGATGCGGCCGGACTGTCGATCTTGGCGGGGCTGGTACGGCCGGACGAGGGACTGCCCATCGCCGAGGGAGGGCAGGGGGCCATCGATCACGCTTTGCGGTTTACGCTTCCCAGCGGCGACGTGAGTTCGCAGTACATCTATCCGGCGTCGCACATGGTGAGCGCATCGCAGGGTTCGACAAGGTTGCCTCTCGGCTCGCGGTTGAGGCTGGCCGACACGCCCGCGATCGATGCATTGATCGCGAATATGCCTCCTGAGTCGCAAATCATAGCGCATGCGATGCAGCAATATGGTTTGATCCTGGCCGATATTGGTAGCGCCATGTACGTGACGGGATCATCGGCGTCGGTGAATGCCAATAACCAAATCAACCTGGTTTGGAACTCCGACGATATCTTCGCGGATAACGGGCTCGAAGTTCTCACGGCTGGGGATTTTCAGGTTGTCGACCTTACGCCGCGCGTTACCAGTCTGAGCGCCCCGAGCGGGGCCGTCGGTAGCACGATCACGGTTACCGGGCAGAACTTCTCAGGCGCTGCGGGAAACCTGTCCGTATTCTTCGGCAGTACGCCTTCCGCCTCGGTGACCTATGTCAACGATACGCAGATCAAGGCCGTGGTTCCGGCTGGATCGGGGACCGTGAACGTGACGGTTCGCTCGGGCGTTAATGAAGTCGATACCGTCAGCGATAACCCAAACGCTAACGTCAAGGCGCCGATCTTCGGCTACGGCACGTCGGCTGTCACGACGGCCGATCAATTCACGTTCTCCGCAGGGTTGGCCGGAGATGCGAACGGCGATGGAATCGTCAATGGCCAGGACTTGGCCCTCGTCTCGTCGAACTGGCTGACGCACGGACCTGCAGGCGATGTCAACTCGGACGGCATCGTCAATGGCCAGGATCTGGCCGTGATTTCGTCGAACTGGCTAGCGACGGCCGGCGGCGCTGGCACGAATTCAGATATGAACATGGCTCTTGCGGGAAGCGCTGACGTTCAACAAGGCAATGGCATCTATGGTCCCATGCCCAAGCCTGAAATCTCGGCCAGTAGCGATCTGATCGCCGCGACGAGTACGGTGCGGTACGCCGCGGTCGCGACGCCGTCGTTCGAAGCCGGTCAAAACAGCACAGCAATCAGCTTGATGAATTTTGAAAAATGGCCCAGCGTACACGCTCCGCCGGCCAGATCGGATGCGAATGATGAGCCGGTAAATCGCTCGTTCGAATCTCAGCAAGAAAGTGTGAGCGCATGGCGCGATTCCTGGAATCCATTCCCGCGCATCTAG
- a CDS encoding PDZ domain-containing protein, whose translation MMTRRRYDDAMLSKQTARPRWFCAIMASLLIGAAMSAISYAQDAAEADTSDLTESVLGARLREDDGKVFVTQVKRGGRADRAGIRPGDQLASIEQHSIKSIPDVLKILKHVQPGHGVVMSVIPKAGPRQLYMSASGSPGASPTPSGALLGATLTDSAGTVIVGPLSMDGPAVNAGVRSGDVIVAFDGKKVTARTQVMALMNNHDPGNRVDIVIKRGGWQRTLPVTLGSKALVSTLPKMSVPPVGQQPQQQVGKPVVSQDDPADEWADEKEAEDIYNVNDRALYTDFD comes from the coding sequence ATGATGACTCGTCGACGATACGACGATGCCATGCTGAGTAAGCAAACGGCCCGGCCCCGCTGGTTTTGCGCGATCATGGCTTCGCTCCTGATCGGCGCAGCAATGTCGGCGATTAGCTACGCGCAGGACGCTGCTGAGGCGGATACGAGCGATCTGACGGAATCCGTCTTGGGCGCGCGGTTGCGCGAAGATGATGGCAAGGTCTTCGTCACGCAAGTCAAGCGTGGTGGCCGCGCTGATCGGGCCGGCATTCGTCCTGGCGACCAATTGGCTTCGATCGAGCAACACAGTATCAAGTCAATTCCGGACGTGCTCAAGATCTTGAAGCATGTGCAACCGGGTCATGGCGTCGTGATGAGCGTGATTCCGAAAGCGGGCCCGCGCCAGTTGTACATGAGCGCCTCGGGCAGTCCGGGCGCTAGTCCCACGCCCAGCGGCGCGTTGTTGGGCGCCACGTTAACTGATTCCGCGGGCACGGTCATCGTTGGGCCGTTGTCCATGGATGGACCAGCGGTTAATGCGGGCGTTCGCTCGGGTGACGTAATCGTGGCATTCGACGGTAAAAAGGTTACCGCCCGGACACAAGTCATGGCATTGATGAATAACCACGACCCTGGAAATCGCGTCGACATCGTCATCAAACGGGGCGGCTGGCAACGCACCCTGCCGGTCACACTCGGGTCCAAGGCGTTGGTTTCGACACTGCCGAAAATGAGCGTTCCGCCCGTCGGACAACAGCCCCAGCAGCAAGTGGGCAAGCCGGTTGTCAGTCAAGACGATCCTGCGGATGAATGGGCGGACGAAAAAGAGGCCGAGGACATCTACAACGTCAACGATCGGGCCCTCTATACCGATTTCGATTGA
- a CDS encoding AAA domain-containing protein: protein MDGTLALAAITGSAAITTKNYFDRFYRWLELESAAEARDLAERRLQRSRKTAEHGGETILDLAIADHQTGLGGRHLFTFVKRNRTLNLPWNRLRVGSPVLITSQEESDQSPQSGVVSARNISSLQVAVDHWISGTLFDVDLAADEVSRNRERAALQTVAAARGRLGELRQIILGDMDPVYAKRRQPRFRDAKPLATADHLNASQRAAIEFALSAEDLAIIHGPPGTGKTTSVVAFIREAVLRGEKVLACAPSNTAVDNLLERLVDMQLQVVRVGHPARVKEQLRTHSLDALVEAHDNMRVVKDLLREAEELYRKADRFTRAKPAPGAKQDWRREARQLKYESRQLERQAIDHVLDRADVICATTSIDDLVLGERTFDWVVVDEACQCTESTSWIPLLRGRRILLAGDHCQLPPTVISPEAGREGYARSMLERLVDTHGIAVTRQLDVQYRMHDAIMQFSSSQFYKGTLLADETVRGHLLSDLPDVTSSPFTDEPITYIDTAGANYDEEQEPDGSSRRNPEECRLVLKKVSQLLEAGVQPADIAVIAPYAAQIRLLRERAADRELEIDTVDGFQGREKEAVIISLVRSNREGEIGFLSDTRRMNVALTRARRKLIVIGDSSTLGGHPFYAALLEYFEQAGAYHTVWEEID from the coding sequence ATTGATGGCACGCTGGCACTGGCAGCCATAACTGGGAGCGCCGCGATTACCACCAAGAACTACTTCGATCGCTTCTATCGTTGGCTGGAGCTCGAATCCGCGGCCGAGGCGCGCGATCTAGCCGAGCGCCGCTTACAGCGCTCGCGGAAGACTGCCGAGCATGGAGGCGAAACGATTCTCGATCTCGCCATCGCCGATCATCAAACCGGCCTCGGTGGTCGCCACCTGTTCACTTTCGTCAAACGCAACCGCACGTTGAATCTACCTTGGAATCGTCTACGTGTAGGCTCCCCCGTGCTGATCACTTCGCAAGAGGAATCCGACCAGTCGCCGCAAAGTGGCGTCGTCAGTGCCCGCAATATCAGCTCCCTGCAAGTCGCGGTCGATCATTGGATCTCAGGCACTCTGTTCGACGTCGATCTCGCGGCGGACGAGGTTTCGCGCAATCGTGAGCGGGCCGCATTGCAAACCGTCGCCGCCGCCCGCGGACGGCTGGGCGAGTTGCGGCAAATCATCCTCGGAGACATGGATCCCGTTTATGCGAAGCGCCGACAGCCCCGTTTTCGTGACGCGAAACCACTGGCAACGGCCGATCATTTGAATGCTTCGCAACGCGCAGCGATCGAATTCGCACTCTCGGCCGAAGACCTCGCCATCATTCACGGTCCCCCCGGCACAGGCAAAACCACCTCGGTCGTGGCCTTCATTCGCGAGGCGGTGCTGCGCGGGGAAAAGGTCCTGGCCTGCGCACCCAGCAATACGGCTGTCGACAACCTGCTCGAGCGCCTCGTCGACATGCAGTTGCAAGTCGTCCGCGTCGGACATCCGGCCCGCGTCAAAGAGCAACTACGCACTCATTCATTGGATGCCCTGGTCGAAGCGCACGACAACATGCGCGTGGTCAAGGACCTGTTGCGCGAGGCCGAGGAGCTATATCGCAAGGCGGATCGCTTCACCCGGGCTAAGCCTGCGCCAGGCGCCAAGCAAGATTGGCGCCGCGAAGCGCGGCAGTTGAAATACGAATCGCGCCAGCTCGAACGGCAGGCGATCGACCACGTGCTCGATCGCGCCGATGTCATCTGCGCGACCACCTCGATTGATGACCTGGTGCTAGGGGAACGCACGTTCGACTGGGTCGTCGTCGACGAAGCGTGCCAATGCACGGAGTCGACGTCCTGGATTCCGCTGTTACGAGGACGGCGGATTCTTTTGGCCGGCGATCATTGCCAATTGCCCCCCACGGTCATCTCGCCCGAGGCCGGCCGCGAAGGGTACGCCCGCAGCATGCTGGAACGGCTGGTCGACACCCACGGTATCGCGGTCACGCGCCAGCTCGACGTGCAATACCGCATGCATGACGCGATCATGCAATTCTCCTCGTCGCAGTTCTACAAAGGCACGCTACTGGCCGACGAAACGGTCCGCGGCCATCTCTTGTCGGATCTTCCCGACGTGACATCGAGCCCGTTCACGGATGAGCCGATCACTTACATCGACACCGCGGGCGCCAACTACGACGAAGAACAAGAGCCCGATGGCAGCAGCCGGCGCAATCCCGAAGAATGCCGACTGGTACTGAAAAAAGTATCGCAACTCCTCGAGGCGGGTGTTCAGCCCGCGGATATCGCCGTGATCGCCCCCTATGCGGCGCAAATCCGCTTATTGCGCGAACGCGCGGCGGACCGAGAGCTAGAAATCGATACTGTCGACGGTTTTCAGGGGCGCGAGAAAGAAGCTGTCATCATTTCGCTGGTGCGCTCGAACCGCGAAGGCGAGATCGGCTTCCTGTCCGATACACGACGAATGAACGTCGCATTGACCCGCGCGCGCCGCAAGCTGATCGTTATTGGCGACAGCTCAACGCTCGGCGGGCATCCCTTTTATGCCGCTCTCCTTGAATACTTCGAGCAAGCGGGCGCATACCATACTGTGTGGGAAGAAATTGACTAG
- a CDS encoding prolipoprotein diacylglyceryl transferase family protein, which translates to MRSTLFYIPAEVAGWPLFGWGIILAIWAVASVLLLAWLIRRQGFNRDTRGYVPVLLLLAIVIIYLLPAISDANGLPVRGYGVMLLLAVVSGVGMAAYRARRMGVDPELILSLAFWLFVSGILGARLFYLIEYWDQLVAGKSLKQTLVAAISIQEGGLVVYGMLVVGGLALIAFIYRHRLPGLALADLIAPSVVLGLGLGRLGCFLNGCCFGGPCELPWAVRFPAGSPPHEQQVRLGQVYGLLVAADADHHPIVGEIYGNLPAAGIGVTGGDRILSINGHDVSTLEEAQEQLVNTFVAEKTLELKVAGGFLRLSALPGTHEHSRPVHPTQLYSAIDAFLLCLFLIAYYPYRQHDGELTAMTLTIHAVSRFLLEIIRTDEGPVFGTGLSISQNISLIVLVVGIGIWIYVLRGPRGSVWPAEPVAA; encoded by the coding sequence ATGCGTTCCACTTTGTTCTATATCCCGGCCGAGGTTGCTGGCTGGCCACTGTTTGGCTGGGGGATAATTCTCGCCATTTGGGCGGTCGCTAGTGTTTTGCTACTGGCGTGGCTCATTCGACGGCAAGGATTCAATCGCGATACGCGCGGCTACGTGCCGGTCCTATTGCTTCTGGCGATCGTGATTATTTACCTGCTGCCTGCGATCTCAGACGCCAATGGTTTACCGGTGCGCGGCTATGGCGTGATGTTGTTGCTGGCGGTCGTTTCGGGTGTCGGCATGGCCGCCTATCGCGCGCGGCGCATGGGGGTCGATCCGGAATTGATTTTGTCGCTGGCATTCTGGCTCTTCGTCAGTGGGATTCTAGGCGCCAGATTGTTTTATCTGATCGAGTATTGGGACCAGCTCGTTGCCGGCAAATCGTTGAAGCAGACGCTGGTAGCCGCGATCAGCATTCAAGAAGGTGGACTCGTCGTCTACGGCATGTTGGTCGTCGGCGGTTTGGCACTGATTGCGTTTATCTACCGGCACCGGTTGCCGGGTTTAGCCTTGGCGGATTTGATCGCTCCGAGTGTTGTCCTGGGGCTCGGATTGGGACGGCTGGGATGCTTTCTCAACGGATGCTGTTTCGGCGGGCCGTGCGAATTACCTTGGGCCGTTCGATTTCCCGCCGGCAGCCCACCGCACGAGCAGCAGGTTCGCTTGGGGCAGGTCTATGGTCTGCTGGTCGCGGCCGACGCGGACCATCATCCGATTGTGGGCGAGATTTATGGAAACCTGCCTGCGGCCGGGATCGGTGTCACGGGAGGGGATCGCATATTGTCGATCAATGGCCATGACGTTTCGACGCTCGAAGAAGCGCAAGAGCAATTGGTTAACACGTTCGTCGCGGAAAAAACGTTGGAACTGAAAGTGGCGGGCGGATTTCTACGGCTGTCCGCACTGCCAGGCACGCACGAACACAGCCGCCCGGTGCATCCAACGCAGCTTTACAGCGCGATCGACGCCTTTCTGCTCTGTCTTTTTTTGATTGCATATTATCCGTATCGCCAACACGATGGTGAGCTTACGGCCATGACGTTGACGATCCACGCGGTGAGTCGTTTTCTGCTCGAAATCATCCGCACCGACGAAGGCCCCGTCTTCGGCACCGGTCTGAGCATCTCGCAGAACATCAGCCTGATCGTGCTGGTGGTCGGTATCGGCATCTGGATTTATGTCCTGCGTGGGCCGCGCGGATCGGTCTGGCCGGCGGAGCCCGTGGCCGCCTGA
- a CDS encoding peptidylprolyl isomerase, translating into MTDAAAGKALPRCFLDLTADGKPLGRIVVELAADVVPKTAENFRALCTGEKGFGFKGSPFHRVIPDFMCQGGDFTRANGTGGKSIYGEKFADENFKLKHSGPGVLSMANAGPNTNGSQFFLCTVATPWLDGKHVVFGKVVEGMDVVKKTEGLGSRSGATSAKILVADCGQL; encoded by the coding sequence ATGACTGACGCCGCCGCTGGAAAAGCGTTGCCCCGTTGCTTCCTGGATCTGACCGCCGATGGCAAGCCGTTGGGGCGGATCGTCGTCGAGTTGGCCGCGGACGTTGTCCCGAAGACGGCCGAGAATTTTCGCGCCCTGTGTACAGGCGAGAAGGGCTTCGGTTTCAAGGGAAGCCCGTTCCATCGCGTGATTCCCGATTTCATGTGCCAGGGGGGAGACTTCACGCGCGCCAATGGCACAGGGGGCAAATCGATCTACGGCGAGAAGTTCGCCGACGAGAATTTCAAGCTGAAGCATAGCGGTCCAGGCGTGCTGAGCATGGCCAACGCCGGTCCGAATACTAACGGATCGCAGTTCTTCCTATGCACTGTGGCCACGCCCTGGCTGGACGGCAAGCACGTCGTCTTTGGCAAGGTTGTCGAAGGTATGGACGTCGTCAAGAAGACCGAAGGGCTTGGTTCGCGCTCGGGCGCCACGAGTGCCAAAATCCTCGTCGCCGATTGCGGGCAATTGTAA
- a CDS encoding class I SAM-dependent methyltransferase, which translates to MVRALNGYKGLPLEGYLARWYAKITRNSLAEYHQAAAQLDAQVSPGARVLEVAPGPGYLAIELARLGRCRVSGLDISRSFVEMAAANAQQAGVSVEFHQGDAALMPFANDMFDFVICRAAFKNFAQPVRALDEMHRVLRPAGRALIVDLSKDASQFEINAHVDAMKLSRANTAITKWTFKHMLLKRAYGRADFERMAAESAFGGCEIQLDSIALDIWLTKPAA; encoded by the coding sequence ATGGTGCGCGCCTTGAACGGATATAAGGGGCTTCCGCTCGAGGGCTATCTGGCTCGCTGGTACGCCAAAATCACGCGCAACAGTCTGGCCGAATATCATCAGGCTGCTGCACAATTGGACGCGCAGGTTTCGCCGGGCGCTCGTGTGCTGGAAGTGGCGCCGGGGCCAGGGTACCTTGCCATCGAACTGGCTCGACTAGGGCGGTGCCGTGTTTCGGGGCTGGATATCAGCCGATCGTTTGTCGAGATGGCGGCCGCGAACGCCCAGCAGGCGGGCGTGTCGGTCGAATTTCATCAAGGAGACGCGGCGCTCATGCCCTTCGCCAATGACATGTTTGACTTCGTTATCTGTCGGGCGGCATTCAAGAATTTTGCGCAACCGGTGCGGGCGCTTGACGAAATGCATCGCGTGCTGAGGCCAGCCGGGCGAGCGCTGATTGTCGATCTTTCCAAAGACGCGTCCCAGTTCGAGATCAACGCGCATGTCGATGCGATGAAGCTCAGCCGCGCCAATACGGCCATCACAAAGTGGACGTTCAAGCACATGCTCCTCAAACGTGCTTACGGCCGCGCAGATTTCGAGCGGATGGCTGCCGAGAGCGCGTTCGGCGGGTGCGAAATTCAGCTCGACTCGATCGCGCTCGATATCTGGCTCACCAAACCTGCTGCATGA